Proteins found in one Aspergillus puulaauensis MK2 DNA, chromosome 8, nearly complete sequence genomic segment:
- a CDS encoding uncharacterized protein (BUSCO:EOG09264JK1;~COG:Z;~EggNog:ENOG410PGTF;~InterPro:IPR024964,IPR006594,IPR006595,IPR013144;~PFAM:PF10607,PF08513;~go_function: GO:0005515 - protein binding [Evidence IEA]): MSSANYVSPTPSTSTPTCQNFERKVDEVKPSKTDMNRLVMDYLVTNGYPAAAQKFALEANVQQVDVESIQERVEIRTAIYSGNIKAAIEKINELNPQILDENPSLHFALLRLQLVELIRSCTLNPDGDITPALEFATSQLAPRAPTNSQFLEDLEKTLALLIFPKENLTPSLAPLLHSDLRRDIYAKVNAAILQDQGARTEALLCDFARLYAWAEQKAREAKKEIPDKLDLGLGDSNNSNTSQDTMGTSQNGASNDTLMTNNGDLDPMIS, from the exons ATGTCTTCTGCTAATTAC GtgtctccaactccctcaacttcaacgCCAACATGTCAAAACTTTGAGCGCAAAGTCGACGAGGTTAAGCCGTCCAAAAC TGATATGAACAGATTGGTCATGGACTACCTCGTAACCAATGGCtaccctgctgctgcacagaAGTTTGCACTCGAAGCCAACGTCCAACAAGTGGATGTCGAATCAATCCAGGAACGGGTTGAGATTCGAACGGCTATCTATTCGGGGAACATCAAGGCCGCAATCGAGAAGATCAATGAGCTTAATCCTCAG ATTCTAGATGAAAACCCATCCCTGCATTTTGCGTTACTACGCTTGCAGCTTGTTGAGTTAATTCGCTCATGCACCCTAAACCCGGATGGAGACATCACACCTGCCCTCGAGTTTGCTACCTCGCAACTCGCTCCACGGGCACCAACAAACTCTCAGTTTCTTGAAGACCTTGAGAAGACACTTGCACTTCTCATATTCCCCAAGGAAAACCTAACACCTTCTCTAGCTCCCCTTCTTCACTCCGATTTGCGTAGGGATATATATGCCAAGGTCAATGCAGCGATCCTGCAAGACCAAGGTGCTCGTACAGAGGCCCTGCTCTGCGACTTCGCCAGGTTATACGCCTGGGCAGAGCAGAAGGCCCGAGAGGCTAAGAAGGAGATCCCCGACAAGCTGGACCTTGGACTCGGGGATTCCAACAATAGTAATACCTCCCAGGACACCATGGGGACCAGCCAGAATGGCGCTTCTAACGACACTTTAATGACCAACAACGGAGACCTTGACCCGATGATTTCATGA
- the ESF1 gene encoding pre-rRNA-processing protein ESF1 (BUSCO:EOG09261FAX;~COG:F;~EggNog:ENOG410PGQE;~InterPro:IPR039754,IPR012580;~PFAM:PF08159;~go_component: GO:0005634 - nucleus [Evidence IEA];~go_process: GO:0006364 - rRNA processing [Evidence IEA]) translates to MPDGKKSKKGSGGGKRDAGPVITDPRFANIQTDPRYRLPSKRHTHVKLDKRFSHILHDKDFSRNAAVDRYGRKLARDDTKKHLERFYRLGDDEDEGGEEDEGNISVDEDDVVLKELKKADSRAPGYDPARDGGFSSSSSEEESSEDEEEEEDEEAIGGEELDFPDKQREDVPIGEVTNRIAVVNLDWDNIRAEDLMAVFSSFTPAGGRVLKVIVYPSEFGKERMEKEETEGPPREIFATKSDEDDEEEEEEEELDSEEEEEKIKKSILKEDKGEDFNTTQLRKYQLERLRYFYAILTFSSKEVAKHVYDNVDGAEYLTSANFFDLRFVPDETDFSDDQPRDECGRIPDGYQPNDFVTDALQHSKVKLTWDMDDKSRKDAQARAFRGSRKEIDENDLKAYLASDSSDDEEDGGVDIVDGTKGEGSKISQKEEERQRMRALLGLSAQPAQSSKSDGPVGEMEVTFTSGLAGGPNRDTIFENEPEETSVEKYLRKERERKKRRKEKLKGDKVDDADDDDKDGADEEKPHGDEDMGFNDPFFEDPSDKAATAARRKEEKRRKREEREAEETAAAAKRAELELLMMDDDDAKSGMRHFDMNEIAKAEKQSRKKKGKRKGKDQAVQEATDNFEMDVSDPRFSRLFQNHEFAIDPTNPRFKPTSGMKALLEEGRKRRRERDDRGDEEDQARDSTTKKKRSKKSNGTNDLKDLVEKVKRKTKA, encoded by the exons ATGCCTGACGGcaagaaaagcaagaaaggCAGCGGAGGAGGTAAACGTGATGCTGGTCCGGTCATCA CCGATCCACGATTTGCAAACATCCAAACAGACCCTCGCTATCGTCTCCCCAGCAAACGACACACACACGTCAAACTCGATAAACGGTTTTCGCACATCCTGCACGATAAGGACTTCTCGAGGAACGCTGCTGTTGATAGGTATGGACGAAAACTGGCCCGTGATGATACGAAGAAGCACCTTGAACGATTCTATCGACTcggggatgatgaagatgaggggggtgaagaagatgagggtaATATCagcgttgatgaagatgatgtgGTATTAAAGGAGTTGAAAAAGGCCGATAGCAGGGCACCGGGGTATGATCCAGCCCGTGATGGtggcttttcttcttcgtcgtcggaggaggagtcaagtgaagatgaggaagaggaggaagatgaggaagctATCGGGGGTGAGGAGTTGGATTTCCCCGACAAGCAACGGGAGGATGTGCCCATTGGCGAAGTCACGAATCGGATCGCTGTGGTTAATCTGGATTGGGATAACATCCGGGCGGAAGATTTGATGGCCGTCTTTTCGAGCTTCACGCCTGCCGGTGGGCGGGTGTTGAAGGTTATTGTCTATCCCAGCGAGTTTGGAAAGGAGCgcatggagaaggaggagacaGAAGGACCTCCGAGGGAGATTTTTGCTACGAAAagtgacgaggatgatgaggaagaagaagaagaagaagagcttgactctgaagaggaggaagaaaagattAAAAAATCGATTCTCAAGGAGGACAAGGGCGAAGATTTTAACACTACGCAACTTCGGAAATATCAGTTGGAGCGACTACGCTATTTCTACGCCATCCTGACATTTTCATCGAAAGAGGTTGCAAAACATGTCTACGACAATGTTGATGGAGCGGAATACCTTACGAGTGCAAACTTTTTCGATCTTCGTTTTGTGCCTGATGAGACCGATTTCTCTGACGATCAGCCACGAGACGAATGCGGGCGGATTCCGGACGGATACCAACCGAACGACTTCGTGACCGACGCTCTTCAACATAGTAAGGTCAAGCTGACCTGGGATATGGATGATAAGTCGCGCAAGGACGCGCAGGCCCGAGCTTTCCGAGGGAGCCGAAAAGAGATCGACGAGAATGATTTAAAGGCTTATCTTGCCAGTGATAGttccgacgacgaagaggacggagGTGTGGATATCGTCGATGGCACAAAGGGAGAAGGATCCAAAATCTCacagaaggaggaagagcgacAACGCATGCGAGCGCTTCTTGGCCTGAGCGCACAGCCTGCCCAATCCTCCAAATCAGATGGCCCCGTTGGTGAGATGGAGGTTACTTTCACGTCTGGTTTGGCTGGTGGTCCCAACCGCGACACTATCTTCGAGAATGAGCCCGAAGAGACTAGCGTTGAGAAATATTTGCGCAAAGAGcgcgagaggaagaagcgacgaaaggagaagctgaagggtGATAAAGTGGACGAtgccgatgacgatgacaaaGACGGcgcagatgaagagaagccacatggagatgaagatatgGGCTTCAATGATCCCTTCTTCGAAGACCCCTCTGACAAGGCAGCTACCGCGGCTCGCcgcaaagaggagaagcgcaGGAAGCGAGAGGAGCGTGAAGCTGAGGAAACAGCCGCTGCAGCCAAGCGGGCAGAACTGGAATTGCTGATGatggacgacgatgatgctaAATCTGGAATGAGGCACTTTGATATGAACGAGATTGCCAAGGCGGAGAAGCAATCccgcaagaagaagggcaagcgCAAGGGCAAGGACCAAGCAGTGCAAGAAGCCACCGATAACTTCGAAATGGATGTCAGCGATCCGCGATTTTCCCGACTTTTCCAGAACCACGAATTTGCAATCGACCCTACCAACCCCCGGTTCAAACCCACGTCGGGTATGAAAgctctgctggaggagggccgCAAACGCCGCCGAGAGCGGGATGACCGtggagacgaggaggatcaGGCTCGCGattcgacgacgaagaaaaAGCGGTCTAAGAAGAGTAATGGTACGAATGATTTGAAGGACttggtggagaaggtgaagcgGAAGACGAAGgcttga
- the URK1 gene encoding uridine kinase family protein (COG:F;~EggNog:ENOG410PHRC;~InterPro:IPR029057,IPR000836,IPR000764,IPR006083, IPR027417;~PFAM:PF13238,PF14681,PF00485;~go_function: GO:0005524 - ATP binding [Evidence IEA];~go_function: GO:0016301 - kinase activity [Evidence IEA];~go_process: GO:0009116 - nucleoside metabolic process [Evidence IEA]), whose protein sequence is MESIPPVYSAATKPGKRYSPPWADLSIIGIAGSSGSGKTSVAMEIVKSLNIPWVVILVMDSFYKSLTPEQHEQAHANQFDFDSPDSIDFDALVQCLRDLKQGKKVDIPVYSFVHHQRQPQTTPLYSPHVLILEGILALHDPRIMDLLDVKIFVEADMDVCLGRRVLRDVKERGRDIDGIIKQWFTFVKPSYKRYIEPQRSVSDIIIPRGIENKTAIGMVVQHIRRNLEEKSEKHSATLQELRRIASEEQLSPNVIMMPQTPQFVGMNTILQNPETEQVDFVFYFDRLAALLIERALDGTSYTPKAVETPQHTNYDGLNQEGIVSAVAILRGGSCLETALKRTIPDCITGRVLIRTNERNEEPQLHYLKLPPRIEQHSTVMLLDPQMSSGGAALMAVRVLIDHGVTEDNIVFVTCAAGKSGLKRLSAVYPLVKVIVGRIEEEREPRWMENRYFGC, encoded by the exons ATGGAGTCGATCCCGCCGGTGTACTCTGCTGCCACCAAGCCTGGGAAGCGTTACTCTCCACCATGGGCGGACTTGAGTATTATCGGGATTGCTGGTAGTTCCGGCTCCGGTAAAACGTCCGTGGCTATGGAAATTGTGAAGTCCTTGAACATACCTTGGGTTGTCATCCTTGTAATG GATTCGTTCTACAAAAGCTTGACTCCAGAACAGCATGAACAAGCTCATGCGAACCAGTTTGACTTTGATAGCCCGGACTCGATTGATTTTGATGCTCTGGTGCAGTGCCTTAGAGATCTTAAACAAGG aaaaaaagtaGACATACCTGTCTATTCGTTTGTtcaccatcaacgacaacCGCAAACTACCCCCCTCTATTCTCCTCATGTCCTAATTTTAGAGGGAATCCTTGCACTTCATGATCCGAGAATCATGGATCTATTAGACGTCAAA ATCTTCGTAGAAGCGGATATGGACGTCTGCTTGGGACGTAGAG TTCTACGTGACGTCAAGGAAAGAGGTCGAGACATTGATGGAATCATCAAGCAGTGGTTCACCTTCGTCAAGCCTTCATACAAAAGATATATTGAGCCTCAAAGATCAGTTTCAG ACATCATCATTCCTCGAGGCATTGAAAACAAAACAGCTATTG GAATGGTTGTGCAACATATCCGGCGTAATCTGGAAGAAAAATCCGAGAAGCATAGTGCAACCCTCCAAGAGCTCCGGCGCATTGCATCTGAAGAACAGCTATCTCCCAATGTCATAATGATGCCGCAAACACCGCAGTTTGTTGGCATGAACACTATACTTCAAAATCCGGAAACGGAACAAGTCGACTTTGTCTTTTATTTCGACAGGCTCGCTGCGTTGTTGATTGAAAG GGCCCTAGATGGCACTTCATACACACCTAAAGCAGTAGAAACGCCTCAACATACAAACTATGATGGGCTGAACCAGGAAGGAATCGTATCCGCCGTTGCTATCTTGAGAGGAGGATCATGCCTCGAGACCGCTCTTAAGCGGACAATTCCTGATTGTATCACCGGCCGTGTCCTCATCCGGACAAATGAACGCAATGAAGAGCCCCAATTACATTATCTCAAATTGCCACCACGTATTGAACAGCACTCTACGGTCATGCTCCTTGACCCCCAGATGTCAAGTGGAGGTGCAGCCTTGATGGCGGTTCGTGTGTTGATTGATCACGGCGTGACCGAAGACAATATTGTCTTCGTTACTTGTGCAGCTGGTAAATCAGGCCTCAAGCGGTTGAGTGCCGTATATCCGCTCGTCAAGGTCATTGTTGGAAGGatcgaagaggagagagaacCTCGATGGATGGAGAACAGATATTTTGGATGCTGA
- a CDS encoding uncharacterized protein (COG:S;~EggNog:ENOG410PIG9;~InterPro:IPR028084;~PFAM:PF14636): MLGRLLNTAASTLNPSAYSTKPTPQLESVTEEEHTSGLLFPDASVLRRSNTHAFPLQTAFNSPNASAAGAYDDRAGVELDPLKDFRVIIAQNSLGDREPCILLDSRADTSEPPSPGLGLEPQVFETPGPRHARTISSLSRGRRGYLSQSSLADQSTPSFAADMRRASPTSSSAFARARGRSSTMAQAGGLQEPAHSRQPTDMNDAGLLNCIFGSSAFSYRGSSTKMHIISADDAPGEAGNASPANRNSFTRSYTTGSSSGFAGTNRADHKPRSKVTILLTRMFSVNLPEAGDASEGQEFASSLHQDSLPETGYPFPDATKRKKIKEKKTPMYAVAITIQIPLLPRNAARPVSRFSTQGQDSPKPGMSCSLDSDYRWRGGFLDDTAASAPASLDERIDLLVDHWDVINRTLSHLERLSRNEILFLLKGVDTSGMHPKPAKPPNMQRTNQTFLHLPANVLALNSRLKEEASRSARRISGALHIPNVITGQSRWGVWREEGRSIVRNLGDKEHSFFFLVLITAFLGNHTEWLNALGPDWYRRRHYLQQKAQQDSEPALPNRTVIVSPDKMTARRLIFLLSAFLPPKQRFEPLPSPLRPGTSASTRAVSQSPPNVPVLRQEPLRRAIERRSRVQRLNLADRDNHHRSVSTSSNETAHRSADDAENDFSTYRRGSDARSVRTIGIPMHAKDARSKNISTATTSTANPGSAVPVPHFASQGRTEREESDQVLEEGVDSLASETLLKNLQRSESSAVSVNSSLPSAGGRWGSLFSGLWSSRQESSTDYGSAGPPFEHRHRPTSIYSIPSKRNPPTLDQMVEEASGEEPPQIASSATISIPQPPNSQRKFEGDTQDLSSTTDNTKETSLKLSVREEDGIVDVELPLPGFVSLSSSGESTMASPKKTRTSVTSIDALGSTHSSGSGFHNQSKDNDGPNINVAGWLKTFHYDFLLQGVRPYPTLESDIRRAMQSEPTPNNAMTLDADEPERWVDVATTLIADVRTFTVKRLRLKRRIAGASSEKSPMSPRGIPTPPGAPRHVSGGSMSTSQLSGYFSSAMSSALPSPKPRLDGYNIGEVEERFVEEPVMDLDGTLVDALERVLAQSGPSSLAPTRAPSPSRSRKENDRTPEYMTMREDIPPLEAPRTECRRVVLGALEEIVRSVTAEHCREDEGGLGLTERERKRLLSGVDNTLREGVRRWLLDVEEAW, encoded by the coding sequence ATGCTCGGCCGACTTTTGAACACTGCCGCCTCGACTCTGAATCCCTCGGCGTACTCGACCAAACCTACCCCACAGCTTGAATCGGTCACTGAAGAGGAGCATACGTCCGGTCTTTTATTCCCCGATGCGAGTGTGCTTCGTCGCTCAAATACGCACGCGTTTCCTCTACAAACCGCCTTCAACTCCCCCAACGCCTCCGCAGCTGGTGCCTACGATGACCGTGCGGGCGTGGAGTTGGATCCTCTCAAGGACTTCCGAGTGATAATTGCCCAGAATTCGCTTGGGGATAGAGAACCTTGTATTCTCCTGGACTCGAGAGCTGATACATCTGAGCCGCCGTCTCCAGGGCTTGGATTGGAACCTCAAGTGTTTGAGACTCCCGGGCCGAGACATGCACGCACCATCTCCTCACTTTCCCGGGGGCGGCGGGGTTATCTGTCTCAATCGTCATTAGCAGATCAAAGCACGCCCTCATTTGCAGCTGATATGCGCAGGGCGTCGCCGACATCCTCTAGTGCGTTCGCCCGTGCCCGCGGTCGTAGTTCAACAATGGCCCAAGCTGGAGGGTTACAAGAACCTGCTCATTCGCGCCAGCCGACGGATATGAATGATGCAGGTCTATTGAACTGTATATTTGGCAGCAGTGCATTTAGCTACCGTGGCTCGTCCACAAAGATGCATATAATTTCTGCTGATGATGCACCGGGCGAGGCCGGCAATGCATCCCCTGCGAACCGGAATTCTTTTACGCGATCATACACCACTGGCAGCTCCTCAGGATTTGCCGGCACTAACCGTGCTGACCACAAGCCTCGCTCAAAGGTGACTATCCTTCTGACAAGAATGTTCAGCGTCAACTTGCCTGAGGCAGGCGATGCATCGGAGGGGCAAGAGTTTGCCTCATCGCTACACCAAGACTCTTTACCGGAGACTGGTTATCCTTTTCCGGACGCTACGAAGCGTAAGAAAatcaaagagaagaaaacgCCGATGTATGCAGTTGCCATCACTATTCAGATCCCGCTGTTGCCCCGGAATGCTGCGAGACCAGTTTCTCGATTCAGTACTCAGGGTCAGGATTCACCCAAACCGGGGATGTCTTGCTCGTTAGACTCGGACTACCGCTGGCGTGGTGGGTTCCTTGATGACactgctgcatctgctcctGCTAGCTTGGACGAACGGATTGATCTACTGGTGGACCATTGGGATGTTATCAACCGCACACTGTCACATCTCGAGAGATTATCGCGAAACGAGATACTCTTTCTGTTGAAGGGAGTTGATACGTCGGGAATGCACCCGAAACCCGCCAAGCCTCCAAACATGCAACGAACCAATCAAACATTCCTTCACCTACCAGCGAACGTTTTGGCGCTTAATTCGAGATTGAAGGAAGAAGCTTCTCGAAGTGCTCGCCGCATCAGTGGTGCGCTACATATTCCCAATGTAATAACGGGACAAAGTCGCTGGGGTGTATGGCGCGAGGAGGGTCGTTCGATCGTGCGGAATCTTGGTGACAAGGAGCatagcttcttcttccttgttctAATCACTGCCTTTTTGGGAAATCACACGGAGTGGTTGAATGCTTTGGGCCCTGACTGGTACCGACGGCGGCACTATCTACAGCAAAAAGCACAGCAAGATTCAGAACCGGCCCTTCCCAACAGGACGGTAATTGTCTCTCCTGATAAGATGACTGCACGACGactcatcttcctcctgtcGGCGTTTCTCCCACCGAAGCAACGCTTCGAACCACTTCCTTCCCCCCTTCGACCGGGCACCTCTGCCTCAACTCGTGCCGTTTCTCAAAGTCCGCCTAACGTACCTGTCTTGCGGCAAGAACCACTTCGCAGAGCTATAGAGCGGCGATCTCGCGTACAACGGTTGAATCTCGCCGATAGAGATAATCATCATCGATCTGTTAGTACTTCGTCGAATGAGACGGCTCATCGGTCGGCAGATGATGCCGAGAATGATTTTAGCACGTATCGCAGGGGTTCAGATGCTCGTTCGGTCAGAACAATTGGGATTCCGATGCATGCAAAGGATGCACGCAGCAAAAATATTAGTACGGCGACAACATCGACCGCAAATCCTGGCAGCGCAGTTCCCGTGCCGCACTTTGCGTCCCAAGGACGAACTGAAAGGGAGGAGTCTGATCAGGTTCTCGAAGAAGGGGTGGATAGTTTAGCGTCCGAGACCCTGTTGAAAAACTTACAAAGAAGCGAAAGCTCAGCAGTAAGCGTCAACAGCAGCCTTCCCTCTGCTGGAGGTCGGTGGGGTAGTCTTTTCAGCGGCCTCTGGAGCTCTCGCCAGGAATCATCAACGGACTATGGCAGTGCTGGGCCGCCGTTTgaacatcgtcatcgcccaACGTCGATCTATAGCATTCCATCCAAACGGAATCCTCCGACTCTTGACCAGATGGTTGAAGAGGCCTCTGGCGAAGAGCCTCCACAGATCGCTAGTAGTGCCACTATCTCCATCCCGCAACCACCAAATTCCCAACGAAAGTTCGAAGGGGACACACAAGACCTGTCTTCAACAACGGACAACACTAAGGAAACGTCGCTGAAGCTATCTGTCCGTGAAGAGGATGGGATTGTCGATGTTGAACTCCCATTGCCCGGGTTTGTCTCACTGTCTTCGTCTGGAGAATCCACCATGGCATCTCCGAAGAAGACTCGGACGTCGGTAACGAGCATTGATGCCCTCGGATCCACTCATAGCAGTGGCTCGGGCTTCCATAACCAGTCGAAAGACAATGATGGCCCAAATATTAACGTCGCTGGGTGGTTAAAAACCTTCCATTATGACTTTTTACTTCAGGGAGTGCGACCTTATCCTACTCTGGAGTCTGACATTAGGCGCGCAATGCAATCAGAACCCACTCCAAACAACGCTATGACTTTGGATGCTGATGAGCCAGAGAGGTGGGTGGATGTTGCAACGACTTTGATTGCAGATGTGCGAACCTTCACTGTGAAGCGGCTGCGCCTCAAGCGTAGAATTGCGGGGGCCAGCTCTGAGAAATCACCGATGTCACCACGCGGAATACCGACACCACCGGGCGCCCCCCGTCATGTTTCGGGAGGTTCTATGTCCACCTCCCAGCTTAGTGGTTACTTCTCCTCTGCCATGAGCTCGGCTTTGCCGTCCCCTAAACCTCGATTGGATGGGTACAATATCGGCGAGGTGGAAGAACGATTTGTGGAGGAGCCTGTGATGGACTTGGACGGAACCCTTGTGGATGCTCTGGAACGCGTGCTAGCCCAAAGTGGCCCATCCTCTTTGGCACCCACCAGAGCACCATCCCCGTCACGATCTCGGAAGGAGAATGACAGAACCCCAGAGTATATGACTATGCGAGAGGATATTCCTCCACTTGAAGCTCCTCGTACTGAATGTCGCCGTGTAGTCCTGGGGGCACTGGAAGAGATAGTCCGCAGCGTCACAGCTGAGCATTGCCGCGAAGACGAGGGGGGACTTGGCCTGACCGAGAGAGAGCGCAAGCGTTTGTTGTCCGGAGTGGATAACACGCTAAGAGAAGGTGTCCGAAGATGGCttcttgatgttgaagaagcgtGGTAG
- a CDS encoding putative NADH-ubiquinone oxidoreductase 64 kDa subunit (COG:C;~EggNog:ENOG410PHXJ;~InterPro:IPR036188,IPR011992,IPR002048,IPR018247, IPR023753;~PFAM:PF07992,PF00070;~TransMembrane:1 (i92-113o);~go_function: GO:0005509 - calcium ion binding [Evidence IEA];~go_function: GO:0016491 - oxidoreductase activity [Evidence IEA];~go_process: GO:0055114 - oxidation-reduction process [Evidence IEA]) has translation MSAALRSVRPDALALKTGLLSRQVHASNPSILSRCTSGRLAYHTQRKPVPQFLASRVFFNPRYSVRHKSAVTTPKENESPKSFRLRDIFVKTFAYCGFFIVMTGGAVVAFFIYDATTYREHPSAEDIPVSELALNPRRGGPKNLPVAEVLVGDNDSDAMQEQRDKPRLVILGTGWGSVALLKQLNPGDYHVTVVSPTNYFLFTPMLPSATVGTLGLRSLVEPVRRIVQRVNGHFLKGEAVDVEFSEKLVEITQLDAQGEKQHFYLPYDKLVVGVGCVTNPHGVKGLENCHFLKSIDDARRIKNQVLDNMELACLPTTSDEERKRLLSFVVCGGGPTGVEFASELFDLLNEDLLYSFPKILRNEISVHIIQSRSHILNTYDEALSKFAESRFARDDVDVLTNARVKEVHSDKVVFSQIENGKTITKEIPMGFCLWSTGVARADLCQKISDKLDSQNNKHALETDSHLRLIGAPLGDVYAMGDCSTVQNNIAQHILSFLRTIAWEKGKDPKKVHLTFREWRDVASRVRKRFPQASNHLRRLDRLFEQYDKDHSGTLDYDELSELLHQIDTKLTSLPATAQRANQQGEYLGHKLTKIAAAMPGMQANEIDHGDLDEAVYRAFHYKHLGSLAYISNAAIFDFGGVNFGGGVLAMYLWRSVYFAESVSLRTRCMLAMDWAKRALFGRDLMSF, from the exons CGTCCGGACGCCCTCGCGCTGAAGACCGGACTCCTTTCGAGACAAGTACATGCCTCAAATCCTTCAATATTGTCTAGATGTACTTCCGGGCGACTCGCATATCATACCCAACGCAAACCCGTACCTCAATTTCTCGCGTCGCGTGTCTTCTTCAATCCCCGATATTCAGTCCGACACAAATCCGCCGTCACCACACCAAAGGAGAATGAGAGTCCAAAGTCATTCCGCCTTCGGGATATATTTGTTAAAACCTTTGCCTACTGCGGTTTCTTCATTGTTATGACGGGCGGCGCCGTGGTAGCTTTCTTCATTTACGATGCGACAACATATCGCGAACATCCAAGTGCGGAGGATATCCCGGTTTCCGAACTGGCTCTTAACCCACGCCGTGGAGGACCGAAGAATTTACCAGTTGCTGAAGTTCTGGTGGGGGATAATGATTCCGATGCAATGCAGGAACAGAGGGACAAGCCCAGGCTGGTTATTTTAGGTACGGGCTGGGGTAGCGTCGCCCTGCTCAAACAGCTTAACCCTGGTGATTACCACGTTACCGTGGTTTCTCCGACCAATTATTTCCTGTTCACGCCTATGCTGCCTTCTGCGACTGTCGGGACACTTGGGTTGAGGTCGCTTGTTGAACCTGTTCGTCGTATTGTCCAGCGTGTCAACGGACATTTCCTTAAGGGGGAGGCTGTCGATGTTGAGTTCTCGGAAAAGTTGGTTGAAATAACCCAACTTGACGCCCAAGGAGAGAAGCAACATTTCTATCTCCCATACGACAAACTGGTGGTTGGTGTCG GCTGCGTTACAAATCCCCATGGTGTTAAAGGTCTGGAGAACTGCCATTTCTTGAAATCGATAGACGACGCCCGCCGGATCAAGAATCAAGTGCTGGACAATATGGAACTTGCCTGCTTGCCAACCACTTCTGACGAAGAACGCAAACGCCTGCTATCATTTGTTGTCTGCGGTGGTGGACCAACTGGTGTTGAATTCGCCTCCGAGCTCTTCGACCTTCTGAATGAAGATTTGCTTTATTCGTTCCCgaagatattaagaaatgAGATCTCTGTCCATATCATTCAGAGTCGCAGCCACATTCTGAACACATACGATGAAGCCCTCTCGAAATTTGCTGAG TCTCGGTTTGCGCGTGATGACGTTGATGTTCTGACAAACGCGAGAGTAAAGGAAGTACACTCTGACAAAGTCGTCTTCAGCCAAATAGAGAATGGCAAGACGATAACCAAGGAAATCCCTATGGGTTTCTGTCTATGGTCAACCGGCGTTG CTCGCGCCGATCTCTGCCAGAAGATCTCGGACAAACTTGACTCCCAGAACAACAAGCATGCTCTAGAAACCGATTCCCACCTCCGCCTTATCGGAGCGCCTCTCGGAGATGTGTACGCTATGGGCGACTGCTCCACTGTTCAGAATAACATAGCTCAACATATCCTGTCTTTCCTCCGCACCATCGCCTGGGAAAAAGGCAAGGACCCCAAGAAAGTCCACCTCACGTTCCGTGAATGGCGAGATGTCGCCTCGCGAGTCAGAAAGCGTTTCCCTCAGGCCTCCAACCATCTACGCCGCCTCGACAGGCTCTTTGAACAATACGACAAAGACCACTCCGGCACTCTAGACTACGACGAACTCTCCGAactcctccaccaaatcGACACAAAACTTACTTCCTTGCCTGCAACAGCCCAACGCGCAAACCAACAGGGCGAATATCTCGGCCACAAGCTTACTAAAATTGCCGCTGCTATGCCTGGCATGCAAGCAAATGAAATCGACCACGGCGACCTCGACGAAGCGGTTTACAGAGCGTTCCACTACAAACACCTCGGTAGCCTTGCGTACATTAGCAATGCTGCTATCTTTGACTTTGGCGGCGTGaattttggtggtggtgtccTGGCCATGTACCTCTGGCGTAGTGTTTACTTCGCCGAGAGTGTCAGTCTGCGAACCCGGTGTATGCTCGCCATGGATTGGGCTAAGAGAGCGCTTTTTGGAAGAG ATCTCATGAGCTTCTAA